One Cotesia glomerata isolate CgM1 unplaced genomic scaffold, MPM_Cglom_v2.3 scaffold_21, whole genome shotgun sequence genomic window carries:
- the LOC123274068 gene encoding trafficking protein particle complex subunit 6b — protein sequence MKPQVADSKINSSGTSVSSTTSTLGEANECLFEFLHAEIMNYVIEKNASDSNVKNTEENLSELEWMGFGVGYRIIERLTREWVRFKDELDMIKFICTDYWSSLYHKQIDNLKTNHHGTYVLQDNEFRLLKHLANHNSNNNNKQYLRECPRLIAFTCGLLRGSLANLGISSIVKAEITLIPTCKFHVEVQRV from the exons atgaagcCTCAAGTAGCAGAttccaaaataaattcatctGGTACTTCAGTATCATCAACTACGTCAACATTAGGTGAAGCCAATGAATGTTTATTCGAATTTTTACATGCTGAAATAATGAACtatgttattgaaaaaaatgcaaGTGATTCTAACGTAAAA aATACTGAAGAGAATTTATCTGAATTAGAATGGATGGGTTTTGGAGTTGGATATCGTATTATTGAACGATTAACTCGTGAATGGGTACGTTTTAAGGACGAACTGgatatgattaaatttatttgtacagATTATTGGTCATCATTATATCACAaacaaattgataatttaaaaacgaaTCATCATGGTACATATGTTTTACAAGACAATGAATTCAGATTATTGAAACATTTAGCAAatcataatagtaataataacaataaacaatatttacGTGAATGTCCACGATTAATAGCATTCACCTGCGGACTTTTACGAGGAAGTCTAGCTAATCTTGGTATCAGCAGTATTGTCAAAGCTGAAATAACTTTAATTCCAACTTGCAAATTTCATGTCGAAGTACAGAgagtttaa